One part of the Bradyrhizobium sp. CB1650 genome encodes these proteins:
- a CDS encoding precorrin-2 C(20)-methyltransferase, with product MGRIICCGLGPGDPDLMSVRADRTVRGAKHVAYFRKKGRPGQARRIVEGMLATEVTEYPMEYPVTTEIAFDSPEYVHLLAGFYDEWAERLARLARAVDVVVLCEGDPYFYGSFMHLHTRLQGRVEIEVIAGIPGMAGCWNAVGQPIALGDDVTTVLMGTLAEEELERRMRDSDALVIMKTGRNLQKVRRALASSGRLDHAWLVERGTMPGERVTRLADVDAAECPYFAIVLVHGKGRRLDGAE from the coding sequence ATGGGACGCATCATCTGCTGCGGTCTCGGTCCCGGCGATCCTGATTTGATGAGCGTGCGTGCGGATCGCACGGTGCGAGGGGCAAAGCACGTTGCCTATTTCCGCAAGAAAGGCCGACCCGGTCAGGCCCGCCGCATCGTCGAGGGCATGCTTGCAACCGAGGTGACCGAATATCCGATGGAATATCCGGTCACGACCGAGATCGCCTTCGACAGTCCGGAGTATGTTCATCTGCTCGCCGGCTTCTACGACGAATGGGCGGAGCGACTGGCGCGGCTTGCTCGCGCGGTCGATGTCGTCGTGCTCTGTGAGGGCGACCCCTATTTCTACGGCTCCTTCATGCATCTGCACACGCGCCTGCAAGGCCGTGTCGAGATCGAGGTGATTGCCGGCATTCCCGGCATGGCCGGCTGCTGGAATGCGGTCGGCCAGCCGATCGCGCTCGGCGACGACGTCACGACGGTGTTGATGGGCACGCTGGCCGAGGAGGAGCTCGAGCGGCGGATGCGCGATTCCGATGCGCTGGTCATCATGAAGACCGGCCGCAATCTCCAGAAAGTGCGCCGTGCGCTCGCATCCAGTGGCCGGCTCGACCATGCCTGGCTGGTCGAGCGCGGCACCATGCCGGGCGAGCGCGTCACGCGGCTTGCCGATGTCGATGCGGCCGAGTGTCCCTATTTCGCGATCGTGCTCGTGCACGGCAAGGGCCGGCGTCTGGACGGCGCCGAATGA
- a CDS encoding precorrin-8X methylmutase — MPHLYETDGAAIYRQSFATIRAEADLSRFTPDEEQVVVRMIHAAGMVGLEAHIRFTPGMANAARAALQNGAPILCDARMVSEGITRARLPAGNAVICTLGDASVPGLAQSIRNTRSAAALELWRPHLDGAIVAIGNAPTALFHLLNMLEDRDCRRPAAIIGCPVGFVGAAESKAALMADPPAPALTVEGRLGGSAITVAAVNALASRSE; from the coding sequence ATGCCGCACCTCTATGAAACAGATGGCGCCGCGATCTATCGGCAGTCCTTTGCCACCATCCGCGCGGAGGCGGATCTGTCGCGCTTCACGCCTGATGAAGAGCAGGTCGTAGTCCGGATGATCCATGCCGCCGGCATGGTGGGCCTCGAGGCCCACATCCGCTTCACGCCGGGCATGGCGAACGCAGCGCGGGCCGCCTTGCAGAACGGCGCGCCGATCCTGTGCGACGCGCGCATGGTCTCGGAGGGAATTACGCGCGCGAGACTTCCCGCCGGAAATGCGGTGATCTGTACGCTCGGCGATGCGAGCGTTCCCGGGCTGGCGCAATCCATACGCAATACGCGCTCGGCCGCGGCGCTGGAGCTGTGGCGGCCGCATCTCGACGGCGCGATCGTTGCGATCGGCAATGCGCCGACGGCGCTGTTTCATCTGCTCAACATGCTGGAGGATCGCGACTGCCGGCGGCCGGCGGCGATCATCGGCTGTCCCGTCGGCTTCGTCGGCGCCGCCGAATCCAAGGCCGCGCTGATGGCCGATCCGCCGGCACCGGCATTGACGGTCGAGGGCCGCCTCGGCGGCTCGGCGATCACCGTTGCCGCCGTGAATGCCCTGGCGAGCCGGAGCGAATAG
- the cobG gene encoding precorrin-3B synthase: MSAVAIKGWCPGALRPMQSGDGLVVRVRPFGGRLEATQIGGIADLAGRYGNGLIDVTSRANLQIRGVDERGHGPLLDGLARLGLLDADQATESRRNVLVTPFWDNRDETQALAAELEEALADSLLELPTKFGFAIDDGTSRVLAGDSADVRIERDRAGGLLVRADGAKLGRSVARGEAVTTALELAEWFIASGAGKGGRGRMAAHLARGVTLPAALGGETEPAPIMAAVRPGQYPQGALVGIAFGQLPHTTLHQLSDRGHALRMTPWRMVLSEGEPEMPRGAGLITEAFDPALRVIACSGAPRCREAHADTRALAAVLAPRIAAGTRLHVSGCAKGCAHSGAAAVTLVATRAGFDLVRDGSTRDEPVLRGLNGADIVGDPSILVGGH, translated from the coding sequence ATGAGCGCGGTTGCGATCAAGGGCTGGTGCCCGGGCGCGCTGCGGCCGATGCAGTCGGGCGACGGGCTCGTGGTCCGCGTCCGCCCGTTCGGCGGGCGCCTCGAGGCGACGCAAATTGGGGGCATTGCCGATCTTGCCGGGCGTTACGGCAACGGCCTGATTGACGTGACGAGCCGCGCCAATCTCCAGATCAGGGGCGTCGATGAACGGGGTCACGGGCCGCTGCTCGATGGGCTGGCGCGATTGGGGTTGCTCGATGCCGATCAGGCGACGGAATCACGGCGCAACGTCCTGGTGACGCCGTTCTGGGATAATCGCGACGAGACGCAGGCACTCGCCGCAGAGCTCGAGGAAGCGCTGGCCGACAGCTTGCTCGAGCTTCCGACCAAATTCGGCTTCGCCATCGATGACGGGACCTCGCGCGTGCTCGCCGGCGATTCCGCCGACGTGCGCATCGAGCGCGACCGCGCCGGCGGGCTTTTGGTGCGAGCCGATGGCGCAAAGCTCGGTCGCTCCGTCGCGCGCGGAGAGGCGGTGACGACGGCGCTGGAGCTCGCCGAGTGGTTCATCGCTTCCGGCGCTGGCAAGGGCGGGCGAGGGCGCATGGCCGCCCATCTCGCGCGCGGTGTGACATTGCCTGCTGCATTGGGCGGCGAGACCGAGCCCGCGCCGATCATGGCTGCAGTTCGTCCCGGCCAATATCCGCAAGGCGCTCTCGTCGGCATCGCGTTCGGCCAATTGCCGCACACGACGCTGCATCAACTGTCCGATCGCGGACACGCGCTGCGTATGACGCCATGGCGGATGGTTTTGAGTGAAGGCGAGCCGGAGATGCCGCGCGGGGCGGGCCTCATCACCGAGGCCTTTGATCCCGCGCTCCGCGTCATCGCCTGCAGCGGTGCGCCGCGTTGCCGCGAGGCGCATGCCGACACACGGGCGCTCGCGGCCGTGCTCGCGCCGCGCATTGCAGCGGGCACACGGCTTCACGTCTCCGGCTGCGCCAAGGGCTGCGCGCATTCCGGCGCGGCCGCGGTCACGCTGGTTGCGACCCGTGCCGGGTTTGATCTCGTCCGCGACGGCTCGACGCGCGATGAACCCGTCTTGCGCGGCTTGAACGGCGCCGACATCGTCGGTGATCCCTCCATCCTGGTGGGAGGACACTGA